In Pseudosulfitobacter pseudonitzschiae, the sequence GCTGGTGAGGGTCTGCTCGATCCCGTCACCGGTCTGGTCGATGGCCTTCTGGGCGGCGGCGCTGGTGATGGCCTGCTTGATCCCGTGACCGATGTGGTCGACGGCCTTCTGGGCGGCGGCGCTGGTGAGGGTCTGCTTGACCCCGTGACCGATGTGGTTGACGGCCTTCTGGGCGGCGGCGCTGGTGAGGGCCTGCTTGATCCCGTGACCGATGTGGTCGACGGCCTGCTAGGTGGCGGCGCTGGTGATGGCCTGCTCGACCCCGTGACCGACGTGGTCGATGGCCTGTTGGGCGGTGGTGGCGGCACTCCGCTTGACCCGGTGACCGATTTGATCGGTGGTCTGTTTGACGGTTTTGATACCTCGTTCGACGACGCGGCCTAATCGCCCGAATTGAAACAACGTGCCGGCCGCAAGTCTCTATTCCGGAGTGCGGCCGGCATTTATTTGTCACAACAAACTGGTATTCGGGGTTTAATGACCATCTGCTTGAACATGATTGTGCGTGACGAGGCGCATCTTATCAAAGATACCCTTTACAATATTTGCAGTTGTTTCCCGATTGACTATTGGGTCATTTCGGACACCGGATCGACTGATGACACCAAAGAGATTATTCGTCAGGTGTTTCAGGAACTGGATATTCCAGGAGAGCTGGCCGAAGACGAGTGGGTTGATTTTTCACATAACCGGAACCTTGCGCTGCGCCGGTGCCATGGAAAGTCGGACTATGTCCTGTTCTTCGATGCAGACGACAAGGTTACAGGAAAACCACAGCTGCCGGATATGACAGCGGATGCCTATCATGTTGTAATGGAAAGCTATGACCGCAGTCACAAATATTTCCGAAAGCTGATTGTTAAAAACACCCCCGAAGTACATTGGAAAGGGGTCGTTCATGAATTCATTGTGGTGACTGGTAAGGATATTGGTACTGTCGGTGGCGAATATTCTGTTATATCGGGGCGTACCGGCGCCCGAAGCCGCGACCCTGAAAAATACAGGAAAGACGCGCTGTTATTGGAAAATGCAATTACATCCGGTCAGGATCGCGAATTGCACGTGCGCTATGTGTTCTATTGCGCGAACAGCTGGCGCGATTATGGCGATCGCGATCAGGCGTTGAAATGGTATGTTACCCGAACAAAACTGAAGGGCTGGATCGAAGAAACCTATATGGCGTTTCTCGGAGCAGGATTGCAATTGGAGCATAAAAAACGCCCTGATCTTGCACTGGATTTCTTTTTACAGGGGCATAATCTGGTACCGGAACGCGCCGAAGGCCTATATCACGCCGCCCGTTCTCTTAGACACAGGGGCGCCTTTCATTCCGCGTTGATCTTTGCAAAACAGGCGTTGGACATCCCGATGCCGGTTGGAAACCGCTTGTTTCTGGATAAGTCTATCTACGAATATTGGGCCGCCTACGAATTTCTGTTTCTTACGGCGCGTATTGGTGGAAACCCTGAACTTTCACCACATTACGATAGATTCATGGCAAGTCGCGCGCCTCAATCCAGTAAAGATTCCATTAAAAGTCTGCTCTAACCCGAATTTCTGTTTTTCAGTTTTGATCGGGGGCAATGACCTGACGACATCAAGGTGATTCATTGAACTGCGGGCGCTGTCTGCTTTGACAACAGAAAGTGGATAGCGTTCTACAACAAGAAGCGCCCGTATTTCGCCATTGGCGGCAGGCCACCTGCAGTGATCTACCGGCAGTAAAATAAAACAACCAACCTCGATCAACAGATGCAAAGGACTGCTTAAACCAAGCCAGATACTGTTCAAAAACCGGCGAGCAGGCCACATGCTGCCCTGTCCTAGGACGGTCTGAATTTTTCAAGACGTTGAAACAGGCCGGTGCTATTGGAGCCTTTCACAAGAATGACATCTCCGGGGTCTGCGTGCTGGGACAGGATGCTTTCGAGATCATCCAGAACTGCGAGGCGCAACCGCGCGTCATGATCGACCTCGGAAAGGCTTGCCTTGAACTCATCTCCGATCAGATAGGCGGCTTCCAGAGGTTTCTCCTTGAGAAGAGCGAGAAGTTCGGTATGTGCCGACCGGCTTTTGTCTCCGAGTTCTGCCATATCGCCCAAGATAACAACGCGTTTCCCGCTGCAAGGCATTGCAAACAGTTCATCCAGTGCCGCACGCATCGAGGCCGGGTTTGCGTTATAGGAATGGTCTATGATCAGTGCGGGGTCACCCGATGTTGGCAGTTCGATTATCTGACCACGCCCGATTTCCCTGGCAAATGTCGTGAGACGCTGCGCGACAGGTTCGATTGGCTGGCGCAGCACGCCGAGCACTGCGACGACCGCCATTGTATTGTCGACCGCATAGCGCCCTGCGCCGACGACGGGAACAACACAGCGTTCACCGAACACTTCTAACGTGATATTTGGGGCGGATGGGTCCGCGACGACGGGAAAGATGTCGGACCTATCTGACCACCCATAGGTCACAATTCTCAGCCCTTTGGTCTTTGCAGCGGCTTCGACAATATCGTAATCGTTCATATCCCGATTAAGGACGGCAATACCGTCGTCGGGCATTTCAGCAAAAATATACGCCTTTCTTTGCGCGATTGTGGCCGTATCTTTGTGATGAATCAGGTGGGCCGGATGGATGTTAGTAAAAAGAGCGATGTCCGGGCGCGCCAACCGGGTATTCTCCCGCATCTGCCCGATAGCCATTTCCAACACGCAATATTCCGTGTCTTTGTGCGCGCAACACAGGTTCCAGGCGATGCCGCGCACCATGTTGGCACTGAAACGGGTGCTGTAAACCTTGCCCACACCGCCAAGACAATGCGCAATCATTGCTGTGACACTGGTTTTTCCTGCGCTGCCGGTCACACCGACAACCGGACCAGCCAGAGAATTGCGTGCATTCTTTGCCAAAATCATCAAGGCGGCATGCATGTCGGGAACTTGCAAAATGGCATCCGCTTTGAACGACGTTCCGCCCGTTTTGCTCACAATCGCAAGTCGCGGCGTAACTTCATTCTTTTCCAGTTCTTGAAGAGGAATGCCAAATCTATCTTCGGGATGCCGGATAAACGCGATATCATCAGCGCGAAACGCAGGGGCATAGGTGGAAACCCCATTCAGCAACAGTTTGGTCTCTGGCGGGCGCAGCCACTTTGCGCCGTCCAGAAGGTTCGCAATATTTGTTGTGTCCCAATGCGCGTGGTTTTCTGTAGTAGCCTGACGTCGCTGCTGTTGTTTGCAAAGTTCGGTAAAGCTGTCGCGCTCGGAAAGGTAGGCGCGATATGCGATCAGTCCGGAAAGATAATGTTCGACATCGTCAATACGCACCCGGAACCCGTGATGGCGAATAAAAAAGCTTCCATTGATCGACGCGGGGTTTCGGAAATACATGGCGACTTCGGGGAAAAAGAAGCCGTTTGTCAGATACTGAGCACGGGTTTCCATTGCCTCTTGGAAGGCCGTTAGATCAAGCGTGTCGATGACCGGAATCAGCGACGGATCTTGCAAGGATCTCTGAACCAAAAGGCGGGTCGCACAACAGAGTTCCAGCAGTGTGGGAAATGTGGTGATCCGGTTTTGGATAAACGAGAGGTAATTCTGGATGTTGCGAACGCCAAACGCGATATATTTCGGGTCGGCGACATGGGTGGAAAGTTCGTTCACGCAGTAGGCCAGCCAGTGATCATTGTGCTGCCAATAGTCTTTGGAGATAAAGTGATCGACAGCACGGCGTGCCGCGTCCAGCCAACGCTTTTCACCGGTCGCGCCGTACAGCCGCATGAGAGCAAATGCCGCTTCTCCGTCGTAGTAAACTGTACGAAAATCCTGTTTAGGAGTCAGCGTGTCCGCATTAAGAACGTGACAAAAGCTACCATCCTCGCGTTGCATCGACAGGATTCCATTACCCAGGCGGCGCGCCAGTTCCAGTACCGATTTATCGTCGGTCACCTCGAAAAACTTGCAATACGCCAATATGGCGACAGCGTTTCCCCCGAGTTTGACCTCCTTGTCGGTATCCAACAGAA encodes:
- a CDS encoding UDP-N-acetylmuramoyl-tripeptide--D-alanyl-D-alanine ligase gives rise to the protein MNNVATSQFLDALISRISSLPEPHPRYVVFVSATDGETRARVKTITASDLNSLRENLQDKKIVRLLASRHVRLDWVSSTQAVSFGTYKNALQKVKRNYSRKGLSFDTGFQQAVTEGELNGSALLYKGAQVPHCEVNNSNFEIYWKRRFGKAFIPADNADIIYLFTTNGIFRDGDSGKHHTIIPSGLNGGRRVFDIGQAKNLDFLIRESANYLSDQVREDGIFHYGRHPCFDRPINHYNTLRHASSTYALCEAYDIFRNDHIRAAIERSLKKIAKSLVRYHTGPNGATAFLLDTDKEVKLGGNAVAILAYCKFFEVTDDKSVLELARRLGNGILSMQREDGSFCHVLNADTLTPKQDFRTVYYDGEAAFALMRLYGATGEKRWLDAARRAVDHFISKDYWQHNDHWLAYCVNELSTHVADPKYIAFGVRNIQNYLSFIQNRITTFPTLLELCCATRLLVQRSLQDPSLIPVIDTLDLTAFQEAMETRAQYLTNGFFFPEVAMYFRNPASINGSFFIRHHGFRVRIDDVEHYLSGLIAYRAYLSERDSFTELCKQQQRRQATTENHAHWDTTNIANLLDGAKWLRPPETKLLLNGVSTYAPAFRADDIAFIRHPEDRFGIPLQELEKNEVTPRLAIVSKTGGTSFKADAILQVPDMHAALMILAKNARNSLAGPVVGVTGSAGKTSVTAMIAHCLGGVGKVYSTRFSANMVRGIAWNLCCAHKDTEYCVLEMAIGQMRENTRLARPDIALFTNIHPAHLIHHKDTATIAQRKAYIFAEMPDDGIAVLNRDMNDYDIVEAAAKTKGLRIVTYGWSDRSDIFPVVADPSAPNITLEVFGERCVVPVVGAGRYAVDNTMAVVAVLGVLRQPIEPVAQRLTTFAREIGRGQIIELPTSGDPALIIDHSYNANPASMRAALDELFAMPCSGKRVVILGDMAELGDKSRSAHTELLALLKEKPLEAAYLIGDEFKASLSEVDHDARLRLAVLDDLESILSQHADPGDVILVKGSNSTGLFQRLEKFRPS
- a CDS encoding glycosyltransferase — encoded protein: MIVRDEAHLIKDTLYNICSCFPIDYWVISDTGSTDDTKEIIRQVFQELDIPGELAEDEWVDFSHNRNLALRRCHGKSDYVLFFDADDKVTGKPQLPDMTADAYHVVMESYDRSHKYFRKLIVKNTPEVHWKGVVHEFIVVTGKDIGTVGGEYSVISGRTGARSRDPEKYRKDALLLENAITSGQDRELHVRYVFYCANSWRDYGDRDQALKWYVTRTKLKGWIEETYMAFLGAGLQLEHKKRPDLALDFFLQGHNLVPERAEGLYHAARSLRHRGAFHSALIFAKQALDIPMPVGNRLFLDKSIYEYWAAYEFLFLTARIGGNPELSPHYDRFMASRAPQSSKDSIKSLL